The Vicia villosa cultivar HV-30 ecotype Madison, WI unplaced genomic scaffold, Vvil1.0 ctg.002649F_1_1, whole genome shotgun sequence DNA segment aaaaaaacacaaattgtTATAAATCTATGATaataaacaaacacaaaaaacgtAGATCTAAACTACATAAAATCACAAGAAGTAGATCTTAAAAAGAATTATAGATAAACGTAGATCTAACACAAAAAATCATATAATAAAATCGAAGATAATGTTTAGAAAACACAAATCgttctaaaaaaacacaaatcgTTATAAAAAAACACAAATCGTTCTAAATCTATGATAATAAACCACCACAAAAAACGTAGATCTAAACTACAGAAAATCCCAAAAAGTAGatcttaaaaataattatagaTAAACGTAGATCTAACACAGGAAATCATATAATAAAATCGAAGATAATGTTTAGAAAACACAAATCgttctaaaaaaacacaaatcgTTCTAAATTTATgataataaacaaacaaaaaaaacgtAGATCTAAACTACAGAAAATCACAAGTTGATCTTGAAAAGAATTATAGATAAACATAGATCTAACACAGAAAATCTTATAATAAAATCGAAGATAAAGTTAACAAAACACAAACCgttctaaaaaaacacaaatcaTTCTAAATCTATGATaataaacaaacacaaaaaacgtAGATCTAAACTACAGAAAATCACAAGAAGTAGatcttaaaaataattatagaTAAACGTAGATCTAACACAAAAAATCATATAATAAAATCGAAGATAATGTTTAGAAAACACAAATCgttctaaaaaaacacaaatcgTTTTAAAAATACACAAATCGTTCTAAATCTATGataataaacaaacataaaaaacGTAGATCTAAACTACAAAAAATCACAAGAAGTAGATCTTGAAAAGAATTATAGATAAACGTAGATCTAACACAGAAAATCATATAATAAAATCGAAGATAATGTTTACAAAACACAAACCgttcttaaaaaaaaacacaaattgtTCTAAATCTATGATAATAAACAAATACAAAAAACGTAGATCTAAACTACATAAAATCACAAGAAGTAGATCTTAAAAAGAATTATAGATAAACGTAGATCTAACACAAAAAATCATATAATAAAATCGAAGATAATGTTTAGAAAACACAAATCgttctaaaaaaacacaaatcgttataaaaaaacacaaatcgttctaaatatatgataataaacaaacacaaaaaacgtAGATCTAAACTACAGAAAATCACAAGAAGTGGATCTTGAAAAGAATTATAGTTAAACATAGATCTAACACAGAAAATCATATAATAAAATCGAAGATAATGTTTACAAAACACAAACCGttctaaaaaaaaacacaaatcgtTCTAAATCTATGATaataaacaaacacaaaaaacgtAGATCTAAACTATAGAAAATCACAAGAAGTAGATCTTAAAAAGAATTATAGATAAACGTAGATCTAACACAGAAAATCATATAATAAAAACGAAGATAATGTTTAGAAAACACAAATCgttctaaaaaaacacaaatcgTTCTAAAAAAACATAAATCGTTCTAAATCTATGATAATAAACAAACATATAAAACGTAGATCTAAACTACAGAAAATCACAAGAAGTGGATCTTGAAAAGAATTATAAATAAACGTAGATCTAACACagaaaatcaataataaaatcGAAGATAATGTTTACAAAACACAAACCGTTCTAATAAAAACACAAATCGTTCTAAATCTATGATaataaacaaacacaaaaaacgtAGATCTAAACTACAAAAAATCACAAGAAGTAGATCTTAAAAAGAATTATAGATAAACGTAGATCTAACCtagaaaatcataaaataaaatcgaagataatgtttaaaaaacacaaatcgttctaaaaaaacacaaatcgttttaaatctataataataaacaaacacaaaaaacgtAGATCTAAACTACAGAAAATCACAAGAAGTGGATCTTAAAAAGAATTATATTTAAACGTAGATCTAACACAGAAAATCATATAATAAAATCGAAGATAATGTTTAGAAAACACAAATCGTTCTAAAAAACATAAATCGTTCTAAATCTATAATaataaacaaacacaaaaaacgtAGATCTGAAAAAGTACACTAAAAAGTAGTGATAGatttggaagaaaaagagatcGAAAGTTACCTTCGAAAACCGCCATTTCTGGAACCGTCTTTCTGTTTGAGTCTCTGGATGATTCGCCGGTTGAGTTTCTGGTTCTGATTAAATAGATTCATCTTCTCTTTTATATTATAGAAGAAAACAGAGATCTCCATCCTGGCGCTTCGTTTTCTATACTTTGTTTCTCTATTTGAGTATTTTTTGTGAAGAAAATTGTGAGGTTCTTAGTTGTTTTTTTCACGCTGTTTCACTTTTGGTTTGGAAAAAAACTGAACAAAACTAATACATAAGAAGCTACTAAGAAAAATACAAAGAAGAACTAATTGAGGCATAAGAGACTACTTGGAAAAATACGAAGAAGAACAAAATTAAGAAGAGGAGACGACTGCGGTTTCATGTTGGAAAAATACGAAGAAGAATAAAAATTAGTAAGATGAGACAGCTGTAGTTTCATAGTTAGGGTTTCTTCTAAAAATAAGTATTGGGTTTTTTTCAACCCGAATTTTATTGGGCCGAATGGAAAAAATGCCTTCTTATTTATTCAAGAAAAATTTTACTTTGTACCCCTACATTTGCCCTTGTACCCCTACAGTAAAAAATTTTGGACGAAATTACCCTCATATAAATacgtaattttatttatattttcaccTTTTCACCATTTGCAAACGAAAACACTCTAAAAACTTTCCAAAGCACAAACCGGAGCAATTCGTGGAAGGCATCCGGTTCGCATTTCGTACACACTGGAACAGTTGAGGTAAGAGTTCCGGTTTATAGAAAACACACCGGAACACATTATAAAAGTGTTCCGATTCACACACAACACACACTGGAACCCTTTAGAAAAGTCTTCTGGTTCGCTTACATCATACCGGAACGCTTTTGTGATCTGTTCTGGTTTAGCAATACCCATACCGGAACGCTTTTGTGAACTGTTCTGGTTCACAATAATAACACACCGGAACACATTTTTGAAGTATTTCGATTTtgattttttctgttttgtttaGATCAGAAACATGTGCACACTCGGACCAGACGGGAGGCCTACAAGCAGACCCCGCCGCATAGCAGATGAAGCTGGTCCCTCTGTACCAGTTCCGCCACCCCAGGAACCACCACAGCCAGCTAGGTTTCCTGAAGGACCTTCGGATAGATCATTACTTGTTCGATACGAGGATCACGTTGCTCGTCGTATATGGTTCGGGGAGGtcctattttattctatttttaataaattttaaaatttatttatttttatattttataatgtgtattttttgtattttcaggAAAGAGGTCCTAAAAAGGAGCTCAAAGTCGCATGTCATGGGACGAAGCTTCAGGATCGAGTGCCTCAGATGCTCCCACCAGAGATGGAGGCTTTCGTGTGTACCTCAGGTCTTACTAGTCTTCAGAGAACTAGCCTGACCAAGATAGATATTAACCTTGTATCAGCATTTGTGTAGCGGTGGCATATTGAGACAtcgtcatttcacatgccatttggTGAGATGACGATTAATTTGGATGATGTTGCCAGTCTGCTGCACTTGCCGATTGGAGGTTTGTTCTGGTATCCCGAGGAGAATGTCACCGAGGAGATGGCTGTTGAGCTCGGCATCCAGTATTTAGGAGTGGAGAGGGGTGTGATGGCCAAACATGTGCGTGATTGTAAAGGAGCTTATTATTCACTACAGTAGTTATATGATAGATTCATGGAGTATCGTGCTTCCAGTAGTTGGATTTTTGTGACCAGGGCATATCTTTTGATGTTGGTGGGTTCTACGATTTTTGCCGACAAGACTTTCACTCTTGTCGAGGCCCGATATTTATTGTTGTTTAGAGACCTAGGTAGACTTTATGCTTACATTTGGGCATCTGCTGCATTGGCCACTCTGTATAGACATCTTGGAGATGCATCTATGTTTAGTTGCAATCAGTTAGGTGGATATCTTACCCTTCTACAcgtatttatgttattttaatttgtaatcCTTTGATTAATTGTGTgttaattcatatatatttatttatattcttaAATATATGTATAGTaatttatatgttatattttcatgtgataacagtgttggattcatgagTATTTTCCTACACTTGGAAGGAAAGGAGAGAATTGCCGTCCATATGAAAATCTTGGGCTTCCTCGAGCGATGAGATGGTCCTACAGGCAAGGAGCCATGAAGGTGGATCAGTTGAGACCAGTTTTGGACCAGTTGACACCTACAGACGTCATATGGCGCCCATTCGAGGATCACAGATGTCACCTTCCTTTTGACGAGTTATCTCTGTACAAAGGTTTTCTTGTCTGGGGTGACATACATGTGCCATACTTACCTGACAGGTGTCTTCGTCAATTTGGTCTTCGTCAGTATATTCCTCCTCCACCTCCTGCTGATACGTTGAGTGATGATGACATTGCTGTGGAGTGGATTGGCTATAACCAGAGAGTGGTCGATGTGGTTAGAGACACCACACCAGTGGCATACCCCTATGAGACAGTTGATGGATATTTACGGTGGTATTACCGTGTGTCGCATCCTCAGTTGGTGCCGCCCCCACCTAGTGCACGTAGAGAGGTTTCAGTTCCTGTCTTTGATGGAGGACCCGCCGATATGGATTGGGCTCGTGCTTCCTCATTGGTTCACCTCTATCTCTGAAAGGTAGAGGCAGAGGAGGATGATATAGCGTTTGCTTATTTGTTCGAGGTTTTACGCATTGCTCGTGAGCATTGATTATTGTTGTATATTATggattattttagttttatttgttACCCTTTGAGATATTAtggattattttatgttttattttgtactttattttgggttttatttgaatgGATAAGATTGCACAAATACATTTCGTGGATAAGATTGCACTGATAGTGGATAAGATTGCACTGATAGTGGATTGCTTGGATAAGATTGCACTGATAGTGGATAAGATTGCACTGATAAAGGATTGCTTGGATAAGATTGCACTGACAGTGGATTGCATGGATAAGATGGCCTATAAATAGGGGTTAATggttttgagaaaaaaatatcatattttcaaAATGTCTCTTTATAATTTTATGGTTGACACAATTGTTTATTTTTCTGGAACTAAGGTTCCCATGAAGTTTCCCATACCTGACGGATGTGGGACTCTAGAGGCGTTGACAAGTTAGTTGAATGAAAAATTGCCTAAAACTGATAACAGACTGGTGAGTAAAATTTCGTACCGTGAGAACTGGAGCATGGACGTTGATGGGAGGGTAAGTTATAGCGTTGTGGAGTTGAAGTGCGATGCTGATATGAAAGACATGTGGAAATCACACCGGCGTAAGATAACTAAGGGGCCGATCGAGTTTGAGGTGAACCTAACAAGGTTTGCTGACGATGTCCTGAAGATGCTGGTGCGTCCAGAATCGTCTGCAAGAGTCTAAGTTTTAATGTTGTATTTTCTATGTTTTACTGTTAATGTTTTATGTTCTATGTTCTATGTTTTAATGTTCTAAGTTCTATGTACtcgaaaaaaaagtaaaataaaaacttCTTTCAAGATGTTCTTAGTTAAAATAATACATGTAATAAACGTCACCTACTCTAAAACAACATTTGATGGTAACATAGGCGAAAGATGTAGCCAATGTTGAAGACGTCCTGCAAATCCTAACATCCAAGATGTCGCCGCTTGATAACGAAACTCCTTCCAATCTAACGTGACTGATGGCAGTGGGAAGCCTTCTTTCATATTAACCTGATtacataacataaaaataaatgattaaatatatatatatatatatatatatatatatatatatatatatatatatataaaggttacccGAATCCAATGATTCTTGCTGACAAGGCCAATGCAATATGTTGGAGCACTTGGAGAAAATTTTGTTGTCATGGGAAAAAAAGTCAAGTACGGGTTACCTAAATGCACAAGAATGACGTTATACCGGTTCACTATCAAATAGCCCATCTCTGGTAGTGACAACCATTTCTCTTGGTTCTTTGATTGTGAGTGCATCTTTGACTGTGATTGCTTCTTGGAAGTTTGTGATGCTTGCGATTGTATTTGTGAAGATTGAGACGCCTGATCAGCATACTCAAAACCTGAAGTATCCCTATAAACATCATATCCAACTGGTTTCTTCCCTTTCCTCTTCACTCCttctttagtttttattttctcaGGTGGTGGACACAATGAAGTTGTTGTGAGGTATGCAATTTCACAAACCCTACTTTTCAATGCTCTTTTTCCAACAACATCTAGTGATTTAAACCTTCtccacaattcatcaattgcattaCTCATATCCACCTCTGAACCAGCTTCCTCATCTAAAGGCAACTCATCTTCCATAGATAGTATCCTCCATTGAAGATGAACACTTTCTATTGGTAATGGGATTCCAACAACAATCAATTTTCTCATCTCACAAGCACAAGGGAACCCATAACTTGTTCTCATAGTACAACCACATTGTTCCCTACTATTTAACACATAATCAAGTCTCAATAACTCTTCAGCAATGCGTCTCAAAGCCGATCTCGATACCGAACCACGCAAATTACCATAAAATGGACTAATGTGTGTGTGCTCAACCTCATAAAAACTTTTTTGAAATGAAGCTCGAATGTTACCTATTTGTATTTTTAGGTTagaattcatagcttcccaaACTTTTACCATGTCACAAAGACTGTTCCCTATCATCTGCTTTAGCTTCCAATGTGCAGActcaaccctaaaaaaaattaagtttaaaaaaaattaagtttaaaaaaaacaacacttTAAAAATTAATACGTACTAAAAAGACTAAGAATTATGACATACCGATTAGTCGTGGTGTTACCAAAATGAAGCACGCGATCAATCCATGCGCCTACAAATCTTTGCTTATGTGGGATCAACCAAGTGTTTTTTCATGTAATCGAGGAAGTCACTACAAGCAAAGCATGCTTGCTCAAGATATTGCAACCTTACACCATACTCAACCTCATTACTAGCCCATACAACATCTTTTCACAATGTGTTTATCGTCTCTTGCATGTATTTCATCACATATTCCTTGCATTTCATCCCAACATTTTTGTTAATGTGAAAACGACATAGCAAGTTATGTGTTGTAGGAAACAAAACTTCAATTGCTTTCATCAAAGCAAGATCTCTATCCGTCAAAATCACTTATGGACCCACATCATTTTTCACAAACAAGTGCTTCAGCTTATCCAAGACCCAATAATAACTCTCTGTCTGCTCACACTCCATATAAGCAAATGAAACCGCAAATGATAACTCGGTCGATGTCATGCCAACTATTTCAAAAAGAGGTTGTCTATATTTGTTAGTCTTATATGTGGCGTCCATAATCAAGACAATGGGAAAAAGATTCAACAACTTTACCGAATCTGGATGAgcccaaaaaatatctctcacaacttcCGAATCATCCATTTTCCTACTCCAATAAACATAGTTCGCCTCCTCTATAAGCTTAAGCAAATGTTGTATCTCACTTCTTGGACCTCTTATCTCTGCTTCTATCACACTCTTATGCTTGTATATTTGGGTGATCCGAGTGACATTTTCAGGATCTCGCTCTTGCAAGGAAATCAATATGTGTCTAGGCGGAACATGTCTCTTTGTCAAATCAGCAACATGTTGTTTCTCATCTATTGTCAACCTACCAACAAAAGAATGACCTTCCAATCTATCTGGTAAAccatgattatgaactccacatTTTACATCAACCTTCCATCCAGACCCATCTTTTGCCGGTGTCGACCTAATTTTGAATGGACATCCACGTCTCTTAGTAGCACTTTGAGTCTCACTTTTATCCTTATATTTCCCCCCTTTATTGCACCCAAATATCACTttgttgcttcttcttcttttgcctgTTTCGGCGTCCGAACGGGTGATAATAACGGTCACTTTATTATTGATTCCAGTCTCTTTAACCCATCGGATAACCTCTTCCCGTGTGACAAATCTTTGTGAAGTACTGAAAGCATCGGTGGTTTCTACAGTTATCTcgtttttttttgacaaatatggAGCGGAATTTCcatacctgaaaaaaatataaaatattcaaaaaatgaaaaaataacataaaatattcaaaaaatggaaaaaagcaTTCCGGAAGACTTTAATAAAAGAGTTCCGAAAAAGTACACCGGATAACATTGCCCAAGTCTTCCGGTTTGATAAAATGCATACCGGAACACTTTGATAATGTGTTCCGGTTTGGTTTTCATATTTCCGGAACAGTTTAAAAAAGACTTCCGGTAGTCTTTTTCTATGAACCCGAAGACTTGGAGAAAGAGTTCCGATTTGTAAATTTGCATACCGGAATACTTACATAAAGTGTTCCGAAAAAGACGCTCGTAGGGGTGCAGTTTCCAGATTTGTTTGACTTTTTGACTTAATGATAAAAGTAAAATGGTAAAATAGTTAATATCTTTTGAGGATAAAattgacattttttaaaaattgtaaggGTACATGGACAAGTGTAGGTgtacaaaataaaattttcttattcaagttttatttttaagggttaaatatataaaatccccctgtaatattagcgagattcggtttaggCCCCtgtaaaaaatttttttttaaaaacccccTCGTAATTTCCAGATTCCGTCAAATAAGTCCTCGATTGCCAGATTCCATGAAAGAATCTTTTATTTTGCCTACGTGGCAGTCCACCGTggcattattaaatttttaattaattttttacatctatgtggaattttttttaaatttttaattacatattattttttttcttacaattaatattttttaagaattactattttaattttattaatattttttatgataatttatgaattattatcaaaattttaaattggaTCCAAAGCCCAATTAGACTTACATAGTAGCCCAACACCTAAACATTTAAAATATATTGTGAAAATGAAGTTTATATACACTTTCATTTTATCTTAAACTTTCGATGTGGGACTGTTTCAGCAAATATATAACTCATCAATGCCATCGTTATCACCCAAGCCCCACACATGGCTTCTCCATGTTCATCATCATGGCTTGAATAGGTAGTTGTCGAAGGAATTTACATTCCAGAAATGGCTACTGCAATAGCTTTGTGAACCAAGTATCTTATATTACATTAACACTTATCTTACCACATTAAAAAAGCTTAAGGAGTCCCACCTTGAATTTCTCATACATGCATATTTTGTGTATGCATATTCTGTGTATGCATATTCTATATTCCATTAACCATATATGTACAAACAAGTAACTCATTGAGATCTGAAAGCTTGAAAGCACGGTTTCAGCACCTTGAAAGCTTCATAGCTACAATATGACAATTCCCTATGCATATCCATCCTTCTCCTCCTAATATTTGCACATTCATGGGATCAgaaatgaaaacaatgttcatgtTTGTTAGCCACGATGTTTCGAAAATGAAAGTTTCTccattttgttttagttttgagtTTATATAATCATAGATATTTGATATGTTGTATAAGAGACCAGGTAGCATTTCTATCACAGGCCACTTTGCTATAAGTGTGTTTATGTTTAGCTTCCAATAGTGGATTGTAGTGAAAAGAATAATCGCCAAAATAATTTCTACAGCACCAAACAAAGCCATTATGCTTGCTGTAGTTTATTAAACAAACAgaagaaaaaatattgaaaatggaTGAAACGACGGTGATGGCATGACAAGGTATGGTGGCTGTGAGTAAATGAGTTCCAAAGTTTCATGGATCATCACCAACAAATTGTCAAATATGTTCCTACAACCTCTGCTATAACTGTATCATCACCAACAAATAAACATAGACAGTTGGGCACCAAAAGTTCATGAAGGGACAAAATAGTTTCTCATGGTGTGTGGATAAGAGAGTGACTCATCTTGACATGTATATATTCTCATCATAATTTAATATTCTACTCTTTTATCTTTTATGTAATCATAACTATTTAATTAATGTCATGATACCAACTCAATAATTTGCCACACACACCTACCCTTCTATCTCTCTGGCTTTTTAGTATATACACTTCACGTTCTTTATCAAATCACTCATGTACAAACAGTAGAGAACTGATTGAGTTGTTAGCAGGAGTTAGTTTTGGACTAGCAAAGATGATTAATGGTGtaattgaatggaagatgataTTCTGGGAGTCCCACATCgacattttgaaaaaaaattcaagagTTTATAAATGAGTGTATCACTACAAATTTTAATTCAATGTAAATTGGGCTGCTAGTTAAAATAACATGGTTCCAGGCCCAAttgtataattttaataattaatatataaatttaaaaaaattatttaacgaaataataaaaataaatattaacgaAATAAAAagttacataattaaaaaaaacacgtggatttttataattaattaaaaaatataaaaaattccaCCTAGACTGCCACGTCACAAATAAAATGGAATCTAAAGTCAAATAGTGTGCACGGGGGCTATATTGAGAGAATCTGAATATTACAAGgaatttcttacaaaaaaaactttaccaGGGGCTAAAATCAAATTTCATTACAGggggtttgtatatttaaccctatttttaaACTTAGTTATTTTAATGTCTTTTAttatatcttttaattattttctttatttatttatttccgtTGGATTGTCACATCACATTCCACCTTGGAAAAACTCACAAATGACCATTAAATTTCCAACTTTTTCTATGTTAGG contains these protein-coding regions:
- the LOC131639471 gene encoding protein MAIN-LIKE 1-like — protein: MCTLGPDGRPTSRPRRIADEAGPSVPVPPPQEPPQPARFPEGPSDRSLLVRYEDHVARRIWFGEERGPKKELKVACHGTKLQDRVPQMLPPEMEAFRWHIETSSFHMPFGEMTINLDDVASLLHLPIGGLFWYPEENVTEEMAVELGIQYLGVERGVMAKHVRDCKGAYYSLQ